The DNA region AGCCATTTTCTAATAAGCATTCAATATCGTTTTGCGTTACTTCATTCTGCGTCGCGCATGGAAAGGCTAAATCAACTTCATAGCGCCAAACTTGATGACCATTCTCAGGATAGTCTTCGCGTGGCGTGTATTCGGCGTCAGAGTGCGTTTCTAAGTATTTTTCTAAACGGGCATGTTGCTGCTCTTTCAAGCGTTTTACTAAGTCGAGATCAATACCGGCTTGATGATAAATTGTGCCTGATGAATCACTGCACGTGACTGGCTTCGCACCAAGTTCATAGAGCTTTTCCATGGTATAAATGGCGACGTTGCCTGAACCAGATACAGCGCAACGCTTTCCTTCAAGTTCCTCATCGCGGTCCGCCATCATGTAATTGGCAAAATAAACACAACCAAATCCGGTTGCCTCTTTGCGCACCAGTGAGCCGCCCCAAGCCAGACCTTTTCCGGTTAATACACCATCAAAGGTATTCGCAAGACGTTTATATTGCCCAAACAAATAGCCAAGCTCGCGGGTGCCAACGCCAATATCACCTGCCGGAACGTCCGTTCTTGGGCCTATATGTCGAAATAGTTCGGACATGAACGATTGACAAAATCGCATGATCTCAGCATCTGATTTCCCTTTCGGGTCAAAATTAGCGCCCCCTTTACCACCACCGATGGGTAAACCAGTTAGCGCATTTTTAAAGATTTGCTCAAAGCCAAGAAACTTAATAATCGAACCATTAACACTGGGGTGAAAGCGCAACCCCCCTTTGTAAGGTCCCAATGCAGAATTAAATTCTACTCGGTACCCTTTATTCACGTGTACTTGGCCATTATCGTCAAGCCACGGTACCCGAAACATAATTTGACGTTCCGGTTCAACAAGACGGGCAATGATGGCTTGTTCACGATACTTTGGATGCTGCTCTAGAATTGGCTCTAAACTCTCGAGTACATCTTCTACGGCTTGATAGAACTCGGTTTGCGCTGGGCTAGTCTGTTGCAATTGTTCAATGGTATCGTGAATATATGTCATACACGGGTCCTTTTTTGTGCATTAAAAGTGTTATTAACATTAGTCTCTTAGAACGGCTAAAAAAAGGAAAAAGCTCATAATTAAGACAATTCATTCAATCAATAACTAGCAATTAGGCATTAAATGACTACTTCATACTCGATAAAATTCAAACGCGTTTATGACGAAGCAGAGGATAGCGATGGTATTCGCATATTGGTTGACCGACTATGGCCGCGTGGGGTAAAGAAAGAAGCGCTATCGCATCATGACTGGTGCAAAGAAGCTTGCCCTTCGAATGAACTACGCAAAGCGTATCACGCAAACAAAATTGAGTTTGAAACCTTTGCTAAGCGTTATTTCGACGAGCTCAGTGCTAACCCGAATAACTTAACGCCACTCCTTCGCTATGCTCGACAATCTCAAGTAACGTTGCTAAGTGCGGTAAAGTCATTTGAACATTCCCACCTTCCAGTGCTAAAACATGCC from Pseudidiomarina andamanensis includes:
- the gdhA gene encoding NADP-specific glutamate dehydrogenase translates to MTYIHDTIEQLQQTSPAQTEFYQAVEDVLESLEPILEQHPKYREQAIIARLVEPERQIMFRVPWLDDNGQVHVNKGYRVEFNSALGPYKGGLRFHPSVNGSIIKFLGFEQIFKNALTGLPIGGGKGGANFDPKGKSDAEIMRFCQSFMSELFRHIGPRTDVPAGDIGVGTRELGYLFGQYKRLANTFDGVLTGKGLAWGGSLVRKEATGFGCVYFANYMMADRDEELEGKRCAVSGSGNVAIYTMEKLYELGAKPVTCSDSSGTIYHQAGIDLDLVKRLKEQQHARLEKYLETHSDAEYTPREDYPENGHQVWRYEVDLAFPCATQNEVTQNDIECLLENGCLGIAEGANMPLTEAAFDTVQQSSIAYGPGKAANAGGVATSQLEMAQNASMQRWTFEQVDERLKQVMKNIYRDISHTAEEYGKPRNLVLGANIAGFKRVADAMLEQGLV
- a CDS encoding DUF488 domain-containing protein, whose amino-acid sequence is MTTSYSIKFKRVYDEAEDSDGIRILVDRLWPRGVKKEALSHHDWCKEACPSNELRKAYHANKIEFETFAKRYFDELSANPNNLTPLLRYARQSQVTLLSAVKSFEHSHLPVLKHAIIEALKLEDQEADGNNLSSPVCFGKDFNYWG